Below is a window of 'Nostoc azollae' 0708 DNA.
TTACTGTTTCTCCAATGCCTTTTTTCACTGCGTATGTTTGTTTTTATACTCCCTTGGATTTCTCCTCTCCATAATTTCTCTCTATGGCACTTTAGGCTGCGGAATGTAGGTTAGATAGAAGAATATTCACAGAATACTGTGTTTCACACTAGTTGCTCACCTAACTAAGCTTACAGTAACCTAGTAACAAGGAGTTAAGTGATAAAAGTAACGAATCTGTGAAGTTAGCAACATGACAAATTAAAATTTGGGTGATTTTGCCAAAGAAATGCTATTAGTAGATTATGAAGTGCAGCAGCAACTCGATAAAAAAGCAGGACGGAGGACGCTGCTAACTCATTTTTTACAAACTCAAGAACTAGTAGTGGTTAAACTACTGATATTTGATGATGAGTTTCAATGGCACGATTTAAAGTTGTTTGAAGGCGAAGCTAAAACCCTCAAATCACTTTCTCATCCAGTTATTCCCCACTATCTAGATTATTTCGAATTAGATACACAAACCTACAAAGGATTTGCATTAGTACAGAGTTATCTTCCTGCTGAATCTTTGGAAACTCAACTGAAGGCAGGACGCAGTTTTAGTGAAGAAGAAGTTAAACAGTTAGCAAAAGCATTACTAGAAATTCTTAAATATTTGCACAGTCAGCAACCACCTGTTATTCATCAATAGTAAACTAAATTCGGCTGCATCATCATCTAAATCACCATCTTCACCTGCTAAGATGGGTTTAAAATTAGCACACTGAATTAATTCACTAAGTTTCATTTCTGGATTTTGATCAATAACATTTAACACGCTAATAAAATCTCTAATGATTTCCCCTGGTGTCAATAATGCTTCTGCACCTAAGCGATTGATAATTTCTGGGACAAATTCTTTTAAATCACTATTTCTTAATATTTATTCATAGCTAAAATTAAGAGTATGAATATCTGTTAAACGCTGTAAAAGTGTGAGTATTTATGTTTCTGTTAGGTGGTTGAGACGAATCACAGATCCTATGTATTCTTGTACATTGGCTTGGGTAACAAATCGGCTTTCTTTGGTGCGTCTGCGGCAAGCTTAGTCTGGAAATAGTCCACGATTTGGGTTGGGTCTTATAAAAATTTTGTTGTTCCACCAATACAAATACCAAGATGTTCAGCTTTACATTGCTTGGTATCATTAAAGATTTCTAAAAGTCCGTTGTCTTTTTTTTCATGAGTAACTATGGTAGAAATTTGATATAAATTTACAGCTTCATCTACTAAAATTAATAGTCCTTTATAGCCAATTTCGGCAACAAATTTACCTAATAATTTGATATGATAAAATAAAGTCTCATCATCAATGATGACGCGCACTCCTAAAGCTGCTTTAGCTTCAGTTTTGGTGTTAAATTCTCCTCTTAACCACCGTAAAGAGGCATTTTTTAATTGATCCTCGTCTAAGCGATAGCTCCGCCAATAGGCTATAATGATACTAGCCAAATCAAAGGAGTGAACTAAGTCTTCAATATACTGAATTACTTCTCGAATTTTTGTTTCTACTTGGTCATCAAAACCTTCATCCTTGGGGCGCATTCCAGTTTCTTTAGCTACTTCTTGCTGGATTTTATTAATCCATCCTTCTAATATCGAAACTAAAGCACCACCATCAGGACGGGTTTTTGTAGCGACATGACTCATTAATTCTCGATAGGTTGCTAAACCCTCATTGTGACTTCCTGCTAGTCTGCGTTCAGAGGATAAATCAGCGTCAGCAACTATAAATCCTTGCTCCATTGCACGGTTACAAATCATTTGCAGCATGAAGCTTTTACCTGAGCCGTAGTTACCAATTATAAATCGAAATGCAGCTACAGCTTCTGCAATATCGTTGGGATTTTGTAATAGGCTATTTATTTCTTTTTCTCGACCTACTGCTATATGTTCAATTCCTCTTCTGGGTACTACTCCTGCACCTAGTGAATTAATGAAAGCAGTGGATACTTTTTTCGAGGTTTTGAGCTTTGTGATGTAGTTGAAATTACTGGATTTCTAATCTCTATTAGAAATAGCAAGTATATCATACCCAGTTGGGATATATGTTCTTGGTCGATTTTAACTATCTAAAATCCGTTTATATCAGATATGTCAGCTATTGAGTAATATGATTATTCTGATTGTTTAGGATTGAGTAATTAATTCTTCATGCTTGGTGAGCATTTTTCTCAAATTTAGTATATGATCTTGATAAATTTCGGGGATTTCTGCATCTGTTTTAATAACTAGTTCCCCAAGGGTAAGATTGGCAACTTCATTTATAGCATCAATTAATAAATTTGGCATGGTCATATGTTCTTCGGCGATTTGCTTGATAATAGCCTTGGGATTATCTTGAGCAACTATGGCTTTTAATACGTGAATTTGGTTTGTTGGCAATTTTTCTAGAAAATTACTCCATTCTGGTGGTAAATTATCTGAAGTAGGACTTGAAGGATCTACGGGTTCTAGTATTTCATCAAAAGGAAATAATTCAAGATCTTCTTGTGTGTTTTCAGTTAATGCGTCTTGATCGAGAGTTTCCATGTTTTGGAGTAATTCCCAAACTTGGTTTTGCAACAAGTGGCGCTCATCTTGTAATAAAGAGATTTGATTGTGTAATTGGCTAATTTCTGATTGTTGTGCTTGTTTTTTGGTGTATAGGTCGGTGAGAA
It encodes the following:
- a CDS encoding C4-dicarboxylate ABC transporter → MIHLLNIFIYLLTPVGSILSYCFLLRIGFNAIFGALLFLQCLFSLRMFVFILPWISPLHNFSLWHFRLRNVG